TCATCCCCCAGGGACTTGAGAGTACGGAAAGCAGATGGTGAGAGAGAGGAGTCCCGGCCAGTGAAAGGGGTTCTGAGGGACACGTTCgttcttttttccagctttattgagataagaTTGACACGTaacataagtttaaggtgtactgTGTGATGGTTTGATACATGTGTATTGCAAACTCCAGTATGGTTAGTTAACCCCTCTGTCATCTCATGtaatctcaactttttttttttttttatggtgcgAACATTTAAGATcaactctctcagcaactttaaagtatataatatagAACCGCCAAGTGTAGTCCCCGGAGGGACAGAAGTGCTGACTGGAACTTAAGACACTTTCCTAAAACAAATCATCATCCCAGGAATTTAGAGATGGTTTAATGTTGGGAAATGTGTTAATTTCATTCATCACAttaacactaaagaaaaaaattgatcctCGTAAATGCAGAAGAATAAAGTTTTGTACTCATTCATGATAGAAACACAGCATACTCGAATTAAAAGGTTCTCAACGTGACGAAAGGTATCCACCAAAACCCTGCAAACTTACTTAATGATGAAGGTTAGAAGCATCCCtaagaaacacaagacaaggatgtttgcTGTCACTGCTCGTATCTGGTGGTTTGCGGGCCTTCTGTGCTGCGGGAAAGATTAGGGACGGGAAtggaagagaagggaggaagaacAGTCAGAGAGAAACTGTGCTCAGCCCTGAGTTAGATCTTGCTTCTGAAGTCTCTACCAGGGACCTGAGGGCCCCAAGCAGAGGCCGTGCGTGCGGGAGCTGTGTGGGGCGGGGCCGCGGGCTGCAGGGCAGCGCCCCCTGATGCCTCTGTGTTCTCCGTGTCTGTACAGCCTACTGGAGGTTTTGGCTCTGCGTCAGTGTGGTCTACGAGCTGGTGCTCATCTTTATACTCTTCCAGGTAAGCGGGTCTGTTGGTTGGGTGAACTGTGAAAGTGGAGGTGGCACAGAACGCTCTGCGCATTGGCCCCCAGGGCTCTGGTAGGAGGCTGGACCCCACCCAAAGGGGGCAGGGGCTGTAGGGGTGGGAAGGCGCCAGCCATCGCCTGCGGCAGAGTCTCTGTTCTCAGCGGGCCTGGACCTCTGGGCGCAGCTGCCACGTGGCCGGGGGACGATGGGTTCAGACGTGGACGCCTGGCGGGTGCTCCAGATCTGAGCAGGGCTGATCCCTCGCAGGGGGCACACCTGACCCCACAGCACAGGCGCTCTGAGTGTGGGCAGTGGGCCCGGGACCAGTCCCCATGGGCCTTGTTTCTGGTTTTGCAGGTGACCAGCTGTGGCTTTGTGTGTTTTTCTCCCTTCTGGCACACGTTCTGCAAGGGGGTTGGGGTGGAGGTTGGAAACTTAGCTCCTCAGTAAATCTTGGATCAGGATTTGTTGCCGCTAATGTCTGCCTGATTAATACTCCTGTTCTGCTGGACTTATCAGCTCGCCTTTGAGGGTGGTCTTCAGGATTCACAATCTCAAAACAGTCAGTGACAGCTGAGTGATTTATCATCGCGTGGGAAGGTTTGCATTTCGGGTAGGcgtgcagggctgggagctgtaacacctgtttgtgtttgtgtggacACCACAGTTAGGCACAGAGCCCCAGGCCCCCTCGGGTGCCACGTCCGTGGCCCTGGCCTCGCAGTGGCCTCGCAGCTGCCATCTGTCCCTGCATCACCACCACTTGTCTCTTGGAAAGTCTCGTGTGAGTGGAGTTGTGCAGAGCGTGGCCTTCACTGCCTCTGAAACTCAGCCAAGCCGTGCGCACCTACAGCCGGTCCTCCTTACCGTGGATggggttcctggtggagggacGCCATCTGTCCATACACTGGGGTTGTGTCTGGTTTGGGGCAGATGTGCGTGgagctgctctgagcctcaggtaCAGGCTCTTGTGTGGACCTGAGCTTTCATTTCTTGCGGATGAACACTCAGGAGGGACTCCTGCGTCGTAGGTGAGGTGTCTCACTCCCGGGGCAGCTGTGTCCCGCCCGCACCCTCTCTCATCCTTGGCGGTACTTGCCATCACCAGGATCTTTCATTTTAGCCAGTGTCTTATGGATTTCATTGCATTTCTAGAGTGGCTGATGATGCTGACCAACTTCTCCTGCATTTACGAGCCATGAAACAAACATCCTCCTCGGTGAAGTGTTTATtttttgccctttttaaaaatcgggtggtttgtttttgtagtgtTGAGTTATGACAGCTTTTTATATTGTCCTGGTTACAAGGTCCTTTGCTGGATGTGCTGGGCCTTCGTTGTTTAACAGTGGCGGTCcttatgtcttttctttttgtgtttttgatgtcatatctaataCTTCTTTGTCCAACACCAATTTattaagattttctcctatactttcttttaaaacctACCTGGTTTTATATTTTACACTGAGATTGCTTATTCATGTtgatttctttttacattttgtttttgaacGATtgtagattcacaggaagttgtgAACAAATTGTACAGGTAGGTCCTGTGTTCCTTCACCCAGGTCCTCAATATTTTGCACAAATGTAGGACAGcatgtgtacctgaaactaacagaatattgtaagtcaactatactttaattaaaatatatatatatatatatatatataaaagacagTATCAAACCAGGAAATTGATATCAGTGCACTCCACAGAGTTTGTCACAGTTCAGTTTTAcagcatgtgtgcacacacacgtgtgtatgtAGAATACTGtgcaatttttttggttttattgcagtgtatttaattaaaagtattttttaactacagtaaaatacacataacataaaatttaccatctcagTCATCTCTAGGTGCACAGGGCGGGGCACGAAGCACATTCACATGGTCGTGTTACCTTCCCCACCATCATCCCCAGAACGTTCTGTCTTCCCAAATGGacactctgtccccatgaaacactcaccctctcccctcccccagccctgggccccacCATctacttttctgtctctgtggatgtgACTCCTCCAGGGACCTCATGTGGGTGGAATCAGACAggttttgtccttctgtgactggattatttcactgagcgtaatgtcctcagggttcacCCTGTGTAGCCTGTGTcaagttccttcctttttaaggctgagtaatgttccactgtGTGTTTAAaccacattttgtgtatccaCTCAAATGGATGGACACTGGGGTTGCCTCCACCTTTTGGTGCCTGTGAACGTGGGCGTGTGAGTACCTGTTCCAGTCCCTGCTTTCCATTCCTTTGAGGACACGCCtacaagtgggattgctgagtaaTTCTGTTTAACCTTTAGAGGAGCTGCCAGACTATTCTCCACGGCGGCTGTACGCATTTTACAATCCCTCCAACAGTGCACaggcttccaatttctccatattctcaccaacacttgttattttccttttttggcgGGGGGCAGGGTGGTGAAGTGGTAAAATATCtcgtggttttccttttttttttttttagataaatttatttatttatttttggctgcattgggtctttgttgctgtgagcaggctttctctggttgtggcgagcaggggctactcttcgttgtggtccgcgggcttctcattgccctggcttctcttgctgcggagcacgggctctaggcacgcaggctcagtatttgtggcatgtgggctcagtagttgttacttgcgggctctagagtgcaggctcagtagttgtggcgcacgggcccagccactctgcggcatgtgggatcttcccggactggggctcgaacctgtgtcccctgcgttggcaggtggactcttactcgctgcgccaccaggaagttcCTCTCCTGTGGTTTTGATTGCGTTTCCCTGATTGCTGGTGATGCTGAACATCTGCTCATGTGCTTGTTGGATGTTTGTGTGTCTTTTTGGGAGACCAGCTTTTgttctgattgatttttttaaatggttcatgttttgttttatttatttaaaataaacttattatttTAAGACACATTTACAGGATTGTGAAGTTAGTGCGGAGAGTTTCTTCACCCGGGGTCTCCTGTTATGAACATCTTACACTAATATgacacatttgttacaattaatcaTTATTAACTAAAGCCCACACTTTCTCTCAGGTTTTCCCCTCCTCTGCAGCACAGGACCCTCCCCTTACGTGggtctttcatttctctcagcgACATTTTGTGGTTTTCGGAGTATATGTTTTGCACTTCCtttgttaaatgtattcctaagtaCCTCACTCTTTCTGATGCTGTCCTGAGTGGGACTGTCTTGATTTCGTGTTGGTCTGCTGGTCCCTGGCATCTGGAAACGCAGCCTGTTGCTCTGTCGGTCTGGGTCCTCTGTGCCTGCTCATTCGTTCCCACAGCTCTGCTGCTGTTCAGGGGGTTCCTGAGGGGGTCTCTGTGCAGGAATAGGGGGagttcacttcttcctttccaacctgaGTGTCTGTCCGTCCGTCTCTGGCCTCACACCGTCCCCCACTTCTTAGCAGGGAGCCCTCAGCCCTCACCAGATGCCCCTTGTCAGTGGAGGAAGCTCCACTCTTCctaatttgttgagtgtttttttcATGAGAGGGTATTAGATTTTGTTGGTtggatgctttttctgcatcaagtgagatgatcatgtggttttttccctttattaaCATGATGTTTTGTGTtgattcattttctcattttgaacCAGCTTAGCATttctgggataaagcccacttggtCGTGGTGTATGACCTTTTGTATATACTGCTGGATTCactttgctagtattctgttgaggattgtTGCATCCATATTCATAAGAGACACTCTCTGTAGTTTGCCTGGAATGTCTTTTTCTGATTTCGGTATCAGGGTTGCTGGGGGTTTGTCTGGTGTTTCTGTCGTGATTTGACACATGATTCTGACCATCGGTGCTGACCCCGACCCCCTGGCAGAGGTGTGTCTGTCGGGTCCCCTCCATGCCTCGCCCTCGGGAGGGAGGCCCCCCTGCGCAGCGGGGCGGAGAGCAGCTCCATAATCCGATGGGAAACCTTCTGTGTGGGAGGTTTGTCTCTTCTCCCTGACTCAATAATGTGATCAGTCATTTCTTACATCAGCGCAGACTCGTGGGTAGGTATCTGCGTTACACTTCGGGTTACAGTTCAGTACTTAATTCATTGCTCAAGTTGTTCCAGCCTTGGCTGCTGGGAGCTTTCCCATACCCCACGTACGTGGGctcttggtgttttgttttgtttctgagcaCCTCCCTCCTTTCTGGTGCTAGAAGACATTCCAGGCCCATCTTGGGggttccctgccccagccctgaaaTCTGCCATTTctccagggagcctggttcctttACTGGAGAACGAATGCTCTTAGGAACCAAGATCTGGGCTCTCTCGGCCAGCAGCGCggagccctgtgggtcctgaccACTGAGTCTGCAGATTTATAAATGGCCGGTTCTGGGAGGCCCCCCTGCCCAGGCTGCTGTCCTCTCCCAGAGCCATGTCACGAGGGGTCAGTCGGCCTCCCTGGCCTTTGCTGGAGTGGAGGTTCATGGTCTGGCCCTCTGGGCTTGGGTGACAAGCTCTCAGCTGGGACCGGAGCTGACTTCCTTGGGTCACGTCAGccctcagatgccctgagacggAGACTTGTTACAGTGCTGTGTTTCACTTCTCTGAGGGTTGAGTGTCCAGGGATCTGAGCCCCTACTGACCTGGCTCTGGAGCAGAGCCCGTGGGGCCATCCTGACTCAGGAACACAGCGGTGCCGGGTTCTGCCCTGCTGTCTGGCCCTCAGATCCCGTGTTACCAGGGCACACGTTGTGGGGGAGGGTCTCAGTTGTTCGTGGTGTCACCTCAGTCATGTGACAAGATGCAGGTCTGAGTGTCATCTGTCCACACACACCACGGACCGCGTCTCGGCACCCCAGCCTAGAGCCTCTTCCCCGCTGTGCCCTTTCGCTGGTACTCAGGGCAGGAGCGAGGGGACAGGGTCCTGATGACGGGTGTCCCAGGGTGCCTCCTGTGGACCAGAGGCCCCAGCTGGCGGCCAGCGGGGGcctggagggaggaatgggggggGTCCTCTTCTGCCAGGGTACGCCCCCAAAAGCCCACTTTGTGCCAAGGCTGGAGGACTGTTTGGCTAACGTTGGTGTCTGGGAGAGGCTTTCTGGGCACTGCGTGAAGAAGCGTGTCCCACAGTGCTGTTCCTCGGTGTGGGGTCTGGACCCCGAACCGGACgtagggaggagaggtggggagactgGTGATCTGAGCGCCCTCCCACGGGAGGTGCCCCTGCGACGCCACGTGGCATGGTCCTGGGGTCCCATGGGGGCGTGAGGACGTCCTCAGACTTGGGACATCCCCGCTCTGCCCGGCCCGAAGTGGGGGTGATGCTGAGACAGTGCTTCCCCTCGCGGTTGGCGGGTGCTGTCTGCGCACCCTAAACCCCGCCCCACTGACATGCCACCGCCCTTGCAGACCGTCCAGGACGGCCGCCAGTTTCTGAAGTACGTTGACCCCAGGTTGGGGGTCCCGCTGCCGGAGAGGGACTACGGGGGAAACTGCCTCATCTATGATGCAGACAACAAGACCGACCCCTTCCACAACGTCTGGGTAGGTGCCCGGAGGGGGCTGGCCGGCCTCATGACGTGGGGGCCCCACCACCTCCCACGCGTGAAGCTCGGCGCTGCCCCAGGCATGGATGTTTCTGGGACCCGAGTCACTCTGGACTGGATGGGGTGAGGGTACCAGGGGCCATGCCGCCCACACGCAGGGATGCCTCTGGCTGCGGCGGGGCCCCTTCCCAGCTCACGACAGTGGACCGAGCGCGAGGCCTGCCTCTGTGCCCCACAGGACAAGCTGGATGGCTTTGTGCCCGCACACTTCATCGGCTGGTACCTGAAGGTAGGCACCTCCTCGTTGGGCGGGGTACCTGGTTTTGGAGCCGCCCTGAACTCTGGGCTGTTTTCCAGCCGTGCGGTGGGTTGCGGCCACGGTGCAGGACAGGCGGGCTGCCGAGCTGGGGGGCCTGACCCAACCTTGCGTGTCCTGGGCGTTGCGGTGGCTGGCGGAGAGCAAAGGGGAGAGACCCACGGGGGGCCCCTggcccccatcccacccagccCTGGGCACCCTCAGGTCTGGACACACGAGTCGTCGACATACCCGCAAGTTGCctcaaagtcttttttttaaaaataaatttatttattttatttatttatttttggctgcgttgggtcttcgttgctgcacacgggctttctctatttgtggcgagtgggggctgctcttcgttgcggtgcgcgggcttcttgttgcggtagcttctcttgttgcggagcacgggctctaggcacgcgggcttcagtagttgtggcacacgggctcagtagttgtggctcgcgggctctagagcacaggctcagtagctgtggctcacgggcttagttgctccccggcatgtgggatcttcccggaccagggctcgaacccatgtcccctgcgttggcaggcagattcctaaccactgagccaccagggaagccctcaaagtcttttttttttttttttttttttttttttttgcggtatgcgggcctctcactgttgtggcctcccccgctgcggagcacaggctccggacgcgcaggctccggacgcgcaggctcagcggccatggctcacgggcccagccgctccgcggcatatgggatcctcccagaccggggcgcgaacccgtaccccctgcatcggcaggcggactctcaaccacttgcgccaccagggaggcccgccctcAAAGTCTTAACTCGGGGCGGCCAGAGCCACAGCTGCCCTGCCACCGCGCCCCACCTGAGGGCAGTGGGGCGGGGGTCGGGGGCGGGATGTCCTTGGGGGATCCCGCGCAGGGGGCTGACGCCCTGGCGGCCCGCAGACCCTGATGATCCGTGACTGGTGGATGTGCACAATCGTGAGCGTGATGTTTGAGTTCCTGGAATACAGCCTGGAGCATCAACTGCCCAACTTCAGCGAGTGCTGGTGGGACCACGTAAGTGCCGCCCTCTGCGTCCCGGCCGGCCACAACGTGGGGGCAGCAGGCGGCAGGGGGTCCCCTCAGCCAGGGCCGTTCGACCTGGGGACCTGTGGCACCCACCTCCCTCCCGCCCCCAGTGGATCATGGACGTGCTCGTCTGCAACGGGCTGGGCATCTACTGCGGCATGAAGACCCTCGAGTGGCTGTCCCTAAAGACGTACAAGTGGCAGGGCCTCTGGAACATCCCAACCTACAAGTACGTCTGGAGAGCCGCCCTGCTCCGCGCAGGCCTTGACCCCAGTGTGGGGCCTGCAGGGCCGCCCCCGCCCCGAGGTCCTTTCGTGAGGTGCTACAGGCGAGGATCTTGCCTCTGTAAACTCCACCCAGGATGTGACCCTGGGTGCTGCCCTCGTGGCGGCCGGGACATCAGCCCGTCCCCATCCAGCCCGCTCCTCTTACTCCCTGCTGGCCCTTCTCGGGATCGTCCCTTCCCAGCCACCTCCCTCTGTGAAGAAGTAGAGAAACAGTCCAGGAAAAGACCTGGGGGGCCGGGGGCGAGTGTGCCCAGCGGGCGTTGCCCTGGGCTGACGGGCCGCGGTTCCAGGGGGAAGATGAAGAGGATCGTCTTCCAGTTCACGCCCTACAGCTGGGTCCGCTTCGAGTGGAAGCCGGCCTCCAGCCTGCGCCGCTGGCTGGCCGTGTGTGGCATCATCCTGGTGGTAAGGCCTGTTGCCTCCTGtacgcccccgcccctccctgccccgggcgccctccaccctcctctgcccccagttTCTCTTGGCAGAGCTGAACACCTTCTACCTGAAGTTCGTGCTGTGGATGCCCCCCGAGCACTACCTGGTCCTCCTGCGGCTAGTCTTCTTCGTCAACGTGGGTGGCGTGGCCATGCGGGAGATCTACGACTTCATGGACGACCCGTGAGGGCCAGGGCGGGGCCTGGGCcgtggagggggcgggggcgaCGGCGGGGCGCTCTCGGGCCTCACCCCTGCGCCCGCCTCCCTCTGCAGGAAGCTCCACAAGAAGCTGGGCCAGCAGGCCTGGCTGGTGGCGGCCATCACCGTCACGGAGCTGCTCATCGTGGTGAAGTATGACCCGCACACGCTCACGCTGTCCCTGCCCTTCTACATCGCCCAGTGCTGGACACTCGGCTCCGTGCTCGCCCTCACCTGGACCGTCTGGCGCTTCTTCCTGCGGTGAGCGCTGTGGCCCCGGTGGTCCTGCCTGCCCACCCCAGGCTCTGAGCTCCCCTGCGGGGCAGCGTCCAGGGACCTCCGTGGGCTGGCCGGTGGTGACGCAGCCCCCGCTGTCCCCAGGGACATCACCCTGAGGTACAAGGAGACGCGGCGGCAGAAGCAGCAGGGCAGGGACGACCAGGGCAGGGCGGACGGCAGCGTGGACGGGCGCCAACCAGGGCCCGACGACCCCTCAGGGTCCGAGGAGGCCGAGAGGGAGGGGGTGCCAGCACCGCACTGACGCTGCGGCTGGGCCTGCAGAGCCCAGGCCCGGCGCCCTCCACCCTCTGGGATTCCTGCCAGGAGCCTTCCAGCAGGCCTCAGCCCTCGAGGTTCTATCTCCCTTTTCTCCCGCGTACACGGTGGGGTGgggcgcgtgcgtgtgtgtgtgtatgtgtgctccTGAGGCTCTGGGGCTCGCCCTGGGCCGGCTGGTCCCCCTTCTGTGCAGTCAGCCCGCCGCCTCGGCCACCCCCAGCCTTGGTGCCCAGACGGCCCGGCCCAGGCAGCAGCGTCTTGGTGCCCCTCTCTGCTCCCTGGGCCCCGCCGGTCCCCCACGACCTTCTGGCGGCACGTGTGAAGGACAGTCGTCCAGGGACGCCCTGGCGTGGCTGGGAAAGGGCAGATCCACTTCCTCGGGAACCTCCATCTGACCCTCCAACCTGGAGGGTGCGTGGACAGGGCTGCCCGCACATCGAGTCAGAGACTCCGAGGCCTGGTGCCCGCCGTCAGGAGGGCGGGTCGTGAGGGAGGGTCTCTGTGGCCCAGGGTTGAGGTCGCCCCCACGAGCAAACAGAACAAATAAAAGCCACGGTGACGGCCTGCGGCTCCGCAGCTCCTCACGGCCCCTCGCCCCTGCCCTACCCTGTGCCGCCTGGAGGGCAGCTGGGAACCACTTGGGCTGGACGCCTGTCCTGGCAGACGACCAGCAGGCACGAAAGTCACCGGCCCCCCTGGCGCCTCCTACTGCATCCGCGCCTCGGGCCGGCCCGAGGGAGCTGGTCGTGGGCGGGGTGTGGGTGATGGCGCACTGTCTTCAGGCTTGACATGCACCGGCAAAGGGAAGTGCCCTGACTTCCGGGCAAGGGTGACACTCCCGACCTTTCCAAGGGCAGGGCCTCTCAGAGCGCCAGGGCCTCGGCGGACTTGTTTCCTTAGTTTATTTTCCCGTAACTATTTCTGGGGAGAATTTCAAACCTAGGGCGGTTGTTACCCCGCCTCACCTGCTGCTCTtgtgctgtgcccttgagctgaGTTTCTCAGCCTCTGGCTTCCGTGGGCTTCCTCACGTCAGGGGTGTGACCCAGGGCCTCAGTGTGCCCCACCCCACCTGCTGCCGTCCCAGTGTCACCTTTGATCTGGGTTTAGGGCCGACACCTGTCCCACCACTGCGGAGACACCAAGCGTCCTGTCCGCCCACCTCCACCAGGGGTTCTCGGCGTCACGGAGTTCACAGTCGCTCTGGTCCCAGACTACCTCCGTCCTGTGGCCTGcgctctccctgcagggctggaggCCCGCGTTGCTCACTGGTCCCAGGCGTGGCCCCCAGGAGTGGTTTCTGGCCCACAGCGGGTGCAGGTTCCCCTGGAGCGTCTCCCGCCCAGACCTGGGTGGGTCCACCCAATCTTCTACAGAGCCTGCTCTCTTCTGGAGGAAGGTGTTACAAAGCCAGGGCCCTGGGTACCTTGGAGGGCTTTGTCGTGATGGCAGGAAGTTACTGCCCAGGCGCCAACCCTCTGAAAGCTGCCCAGTGTGTACACCTTGATCGTGCTGCTCAGGGCAGGTCACCCCTACGCTGTCCGCCCACGGCCAGACGAGGCCAGCGAGACGGGGTGGACCCTGCCCTTACGTCCACAGGGCTCCGGCCTCCACCAGGAGAGCACTTGGGAGCCAGCCGTTGGCAGGCTCGGCCAGGCCCTGGGAGCAGCTCCCAGCTGGGGTTTCCGGCCCACACACAGGCGGTCCAAGCGCGCTGCTGGCCAAGGTGAACCAGGCCCCGAGGGCAGGGGCCGCGTTCTGGTGCCCCTTAGTGCAGGCGGGACGCCTGAGGCAGTGAAGGCCTGTAGGATGGGGTGGCCTCCAAGGCCGCAAGGAGCAGGACCCCGCCAGCACCTGGGGAGCTCAGACTGGACCCCCACGGAGGACCCCGCTGGGCACACCCGCCACCAGGCCCGGACCCCTGACTTGACTTGCCTAAGGCTGCTACGTCTGTGGTGCTCGCTGGGCAGCAGGGTGCTCGTGAAAACATCACCCCCTTGACACCAGAGCCTCGTGGAGACCACGAGAACGGACAAAGACCCCTCCTGCCAGAAAAGCGTTTTAATAAAGTGCCTAAAATGCTCTCCCAAAAATGAGCTGATTTAAGCTCTTCTCTCGGTTAAAGCCAGGACTCCTCTGGGGAGGACGGCCGTCCGGGGATGGGCGTCAGGAGATGATCCGCAGGCCGGGCTTGCTCCCCTCCAGGGCCCGCAGGCGCTCCTCCACTGCCTCAGTCCAGTAGATGTCGTACAgactgcagggagggagggggtgaggtAGCGGccacgccccccaccccgccctgtgTGCCTCACCTGTCCCCCGCACCCCAGGGCCACTCACACCAGCTGTTCCAGGCCACAGCTGGACTGCTCCAGGCTGCCCAGCAGCTGCAGGACGCCGGGGTCACCCAGGCCATTGTTGCTCAGGTCCAGCTCGCGCAGGCTGCGATTGGTCAGCAGGAGCGAGGCCAGGCCTCCACAGGCGTCGTCCGTCACGTCACAGTCCCCCAGCCTGGGCGGAGGGCAAGGCCGAGGTCAGGTGGAGGGTGCGTCCCCAGGTGGCTGTGCGACCAGGGCCCAGGCCGCCGCCAGATCATGGAGAgcaggttggggggggggggcgggcttGAGTCTTAGCTGTCCCCGCCCTCAGCCCGGGCGGACGGGGCGCCCCCCAGCAGGCTCACCAGAGCACCCTCAGCGTGGTGTCGGGCTGGCCCAaggcctggcacagtgcctggacgCCCGAGTCGCCCAGCTGGTTGCTGCTCAGCTGCAGCTCCAGGAGATGCTTGTTCTGGGTCAGCATCGAGCCGAAGTGGTGGCAGCAGGCGGCCGTGAGGCTGCAGGACTTCACCCTGCGGGCGGCAACCGGGGACTGGGGCCACCAGGGCCCACGCCTCTGGGGTGCCCCGGGAGGCCCCTGGGGATCTGAGcgccagcccccctcccccgagTCTCTGCCCGTCTTGGGTGGCTCCACCTTggcacccccctcccccgccccccgaggGCACCTGCACCTCGCCAGCCCCCGGCGCTGTCCCCCCCGGGCCACCCAGGGTCCTCTGCACGGGCTTTCCCATCCCCTGGCGCCGCGCGGCCCCCTCACCACAGGGACTCCAGCTGGCAGCCCGGCTGCAGCAGGCTCTCGCACAGCAGCCGGGCGCTCTCGTCACCCAGACTGTTGCCCGCCAGACTCAGCTCCTTCAAGGTCTCCTTGGCCTGGAGGATGCGGCAGAGGTCTCTGCAGCCACTGGCGGTGATGTCACACTCCCAGAGCCTACGGAGGTGAGTCCCCCGTCAGCACAGAGAGGCTCCCAACGTGTCCTGCCGCCCCCGGGTTTTTGTCTGCCCAGCCGGAGGCCGGCTCACCAGAGGATCTTGAGCTGGCAGCTGGGGCGCAGCAGCCCAGGGCACAGCTCCGCGATGCCTGCATCGCCCAGCGGGTTGCTGCCCAGGTCCAGCTCGTTCAGCGAGGCCTGGGAGGCCACGATCCCACACAGGTCCTTACAGCTGGCCACCGTGAGGCCGCAGTTCTCCAGCCTGGGGGCACGAGAGGCGCTGGGAACTGGGGCGCCCCCCTagcccccgccctgccccccagccccagcccggaACTTACTTGAGTGTCTGCAGCTGGCAGGCAGAGTCCGCCAGGCCCCGGCACAGCGCCCGGATGCCAGCCTCGCCCATGTCATTGTTGCTCACCACGAGCTCCTTCAGGTCCTGTGTGGCCCTGAGCACCGCGGCCAGGGGCTCACAGGCCGCGGCTGTCAGGTTGCAGTACTCCAGCCTGGGAGAGGGCGGGCAGTCAGCCCCTCGGCTGCAGGAACGC
This region of Mesoplodon densirostris isolate mMesDen1 chromosome 7, mMesDen1 primary haplotype, whole genome shotgun sequence genomic DNA includes:
- the RNH1 gene encoding ribonuclease inhibitor isoform X4; translation: MEGWRAGPSRGLVSSSRGSMGEGDLARGSGPARPPLSKAPPQDVTPPTARAEDAARPSGLRWTPRSRLCPRGHIPQLCGPWQSLPGSPLPFLLLEADMDKGNTSPPTMKLDIQCEQLSDARWTELLPLIQQYEVVRLDDCGLTEVRCKDIGSALRANPSLTELSLRTNELGDGGVHLVLQGLQSPTCKIQKLSLQNCCLTEAGCGVLPGVLRSLPTLQELHLSNNPLGDAGLQLLCEGLLDPQCHLEKLQLEYCNLTAAACEPLAAVLRATQDLKELVVSNNDMGEAGIRALCRGLADSACQLQTLKLENCGLTVASCKDLCGIVASQASLNELDLGSNPLGDAGIAELCPGLLRPSCQLKILWLWECDITASGCRDLCRILQAKETLKELSLAGNSLGDESARLLCESLLQPGCQLESLWVKSCSLTAACCHHFGSMLTQNKHLLELQLSSNQLGDSGVQALCQALGQPDTTLRVLWLGDCDVTDDACGGLASLLLTNRSLRELDLSNNGLGDPGVLQLLGSLEQSSCGLEQLVLYDIYWTEAVEERLRALEGSKPGLRIIS
- the RNH1 gene encoding ribonuclease inhibitor isoform X3 gives rise to the protein MKLDIQCEQLSDARWTELLPLIQQYEVVRLDDCGLTEVRCKDIGSALRANPSLTELSLRTNELGDGGVHLVLQGLQSPTCKIQKLSLQNCCLTEAGCGVLPGVLRSLPTLQELHLSNNPLGDAGLQLLCEGLLDPQCHLEKLQLEYCNLTAAACEPLAAVLRATQDLKELVVSNNDMGEAGIRALCRGLADSACQLQTLKLENCGLTVASCKDLCGIVASQASLNELDLGSNPLGDAGIAELCPGLLRPSCQLKILWLWECDITASGCRDLCRILQAKETLKELSLAGNSLGDESARLLCESLLQPGCQLESLWVKSCSLTAACCHHFGSMLTQNKHLLELQLSSNQLGDSGVQALCQALGQPDTTLRVLWLGDCDVTDDACGGLASLLLTNRSLRELDLSNNGLGDPGVLQLLGSLEQSSCGLEQLVLYDIYWTEAVEERLRALEGSKPGLRIIS
- the RNH1 gene encoding ribonuclease inhibitor isoform X1 — its product is MRSLGRAWGAAAALGGPARTPARPCSPPPPAPRRGNQGNTSPPTMKLDIQCEQLSDARWTELLPLIQQYEVVRLDDCGLTEVRCKDIGSALRANPSLTELSLRTNELGDGGVHLVLQGLQSPTCKIQKLSLQNCCLTEAGCGVLPGVLRSLPTLQELHLSNNPLGDAGLQLLCEGLLDPQCHLEKLQLEYCNLTAAACEPLAAVLRATQDLKELVVSNNDMGEAGIRALCRGLADSACQLQTLKLENCGLTVASCKDLCGIVASQASLNELDLGSNPLGDAGIAELCPGLLRPSCQLKILWLWECDITASGCRDLCRILQAKETLKELSLAGNSLGDESARLLCESLLQPGCQLESLWVKSCSLTAACCHHFGSMLTQNKHLLELQLSSNQLGDSGVQALCQALGQPDTTLRVLWLGDCDVTDDACGGLASLLLTNRSLRELDLSNNGLGDPGVLQLLGSLEQSSCGLEQLVLYDIYWTEAVEERLRALEGSKPGLRIIS
- the RNH1 gene encoding ribonuclease inhibitor isoform X2, producing MRSLGRAWGAAAALGGPARTPARPCSPPPPAPRRGNTSPPTMKLDIQCEQLSDARWTELLPLIQQYEVVRLDDCGLTEVRCKDIGSALRANPSLTELSLRTNELGDGGVHLVLQGLQSPTCKIQKLSLQNCCLTEAGCGVLPGVLRSLPTLQELHLSNNPLGDAGLQLLCEGLLDPQCHLEKLQLEYCNLTAAACEPLAAVLRATQDLKELVVSNNDMGEAGIRALCRGLADSACQLQTLKLENCGLTVASCKDLCGIVASQASLNELDLGSNPLGDAGIAELCPGLLRPSCQLKILWLWECDITASGCRDLCRILQAKETLKELSLAGNSLGDESARLLCESLLQPGCQLESLWVKSCSLTAACCHHFGSMLTQNKHLLELQLSSNQLGDSGVQALCQALGQPDTTLRVLWLGDCDVTDDACGGLASLLLTNRSLRELDLSNNGLGDPGVLQLLGSLEQSSCGLEQLVLYDIYWTEAVEERLRALEGSKPGLRIIS